Within Piliocolobus tephrosceles isolate RC106 chromosome 7, ASM277652v3, whole genome shotgun sequence, the genomic segment TGCACACTCTGTAGTATTTTCCGCATGCTGTGCCCAGTTCAATATTATTTCCACTGTAGTGATGGACACCAGTTTTAGCCAACATTGCATAGTACTCTATTTCAGATTTCCTTTGGGAaccaaaaaaaggcaaataaataatgCAATACCAAGTGACTGACAGACTAAATGTTACTACTTCTTTTACTAGTGTTAATGTTCTTAAGACCTTCAAAAAGTAACAAAATCACATACTACCCTTAAAAACATCATATTCATTATCCAATACAAACCAACATTTACATGTATCCTTTGCAAGTGAAGGGGCAACCAGCCAATATCTACTCAACCCCTACCATGTTTAAGACAGTATTAATACTCACAGAAGATGGTAGGatgcaaataaacaaaagcaaagcattatttgtgcagtggcacgatcttggctcactgcaacttaaacctcccgggttcaagtgattctcctgcctcagcctctcaagtagctgggatcacaggcgtgcaccaccacacccagctaattttttatatttttggtagagatggggtttcaccatgctggctaggctgctcttgaactcctgacctcaagggattcgcccgcctcggcctcccaaagtgctggaattacaggcataagccactgcatgcagccctattcttctttttttttttttaatctaatgaaACTGAGCCACAGAATAGTAAGTGGAGGATCCAGAAtccaaacctttaaaaaataagccatttCTATCACTATCCCCCATTGCCCAGAATTCTAGATGGGGAGTGACACcgttttaaagttaaaatttctggcctcatgcatgtaatcccagcactttgggaggccggatcattttgaagtcaggaattccagaccaacctggccaacatggtaaaaccctgtctctactaaaaatacaaaatttcagcgTCAATTTAGTAGACACTAATGGTTTTAGGAATCGGAAAGGAGACCTATACTATCTTGCCACTCAATTATGTAGATCCACATACCAGCAATAGTGCTACAATGTACTAGTTAAAGAAGCACCTCAAgctggtagctcacgcctgtaatctcagcagtttgacaggccgaggtgggtggatcacctaaggtcacgagttccagaccagcctggccaacatggcgaaaccccatctctaataaaaatacaaaaattagccaggcatggtggcgggtgcctgtaatcgcagctactcaggaggctgaggcaggagaattgcttgaacctgggaggaagaggtcgcagtgagcttagattgtgccactgcactccagtctgggtgacaagaacgaaactctggctcaaaaaaaagcACCTCGGGCCCCATCCCAAATACAATGAAATCAGAACTTGCATTTTGACATTACCCATGTGACTCCTTTGCACAGTGATGTTTCAGAAGCACTACTACAGCGGACAGGCTTTAAAGTTTCAAAGAATGGTTAGGGAAAAGCCCAACCGATGGGACAAGACGGAAAGGGCCCTCCAAGCTTTGACAATAACTAGACACCCTATATAAAACGCCGTAAGCAGCTTATGCATTACCACAGAACATTTGGTCACACGGCTTATATTCTGCAAGGTCCAAGTTTCTTTAGCTTATTTACAACACTCCCTAAGTTCAATTTCAGAACAGTGAGTTAAGCATAAACCTTGACTCAGAACTGATTTAGTGGGCTAAACTAGGTGATTCTATGATAGCCTGCAACTCCATGGCCCAGCCTCAACTTTTGTTACCTAGTTTTTTGACAATAAAACAAGTTCACACAATGAAGCATCATTAAACACCTCAAAGCTAAAAGAACCAAAAAAGCAGGAcacaaaatacatggaaaaaacaaataatgtgtCTGTGCTTCCATCAAACCCCAATGTCCTGTTTTCACTCCTCCTGCCACACACACATTTCCCCCCTAGAAATAAGCTCACAGAAGGGGGGCACATGATTTGGGAGTGGGTGGGGCAGACGGCAACGAAGGGCCAAACACCACAATCGCTACCATAATTATCCTGCAAGTGTTCGAGTTCATGGTACTCAGATTACAAGTTTACACTCCTGTATATTCGTTCACGATGAATTCGCAGTAGGCGACGCCCGTTCAGGTTCTTCGATTACCTCAAAGCTGGGCAGTTGTTAGCAAGAATGACCAATTTCGCTTTGCCTTGTCTGATCATCTTCAGAGTCTGCTTGTACCCCAGGACGTACTTCCCACTTTTCATAACGAGTTGGAGCCTAGAGTTGATCGACTCCAGCGACTTTTTCTACAAAGCAAACATTAAACACGGACCTAAGGGCCTCATTTGCAACCACCTCAAAACTGGACCCAGCTTTTTGAAGCCAAGCCTCTTAACTTCCGAAGTCGAGGACCCCAAGTCATTGAGAGGGCCACTGGGATTCCCTCTGGGGCCCTCCAAATGCCAGCAGGCATGCTGTCACCCCAGTGGGCTCACATCTGCCCGCCCCGGCCGAGATATC encodes:
- the LOC113224943 gene encoding 60S ribosomal protein L30; the encoded protein is MVAAKKTKKSLESINSRLQLVMKSGKYVLGYKQTLKMIRQGKAKLVILANNCPALRKSEIEYYAMLAKTGVHHYSGNNIELGTACGKYYRVCTLAIIDPGDSDIIRSMPEQTGEK